In Candidatus Atribacteria bacterium ADurb.Bin276, the genomic stretch ATGACCACGAGTCTTTTAAGTTACTCAATTCATGAGCAAACAAAAATTTTTTTGACAGCTACACCAAGAGAACACCATCGGTAATAGTAACCGCTTTACCGCTGATATAAACCCGATCGTCCTCAATTTTGACCTTGATAACCCCACCTCGCTCCGAAGCTTGGTAGGCGATTAATTCGGACTTATTGAGCTTTTTCTGCCAGTAAGGGCCTAATACACAATGGGCCGATCCGGTTACCGGGTCTTCATTGATTCCCAAAGAAGGAACAAAAAAACGAGAAATAAAATCAAATTCCGGACGATCCGATTGACAAGTAACGATAACTCCTCGAGGTACTGCTATTTTTAAAGTTTCAAAATCTGGGTTCATGTCTTTTAATATCTCTTCGGTCTCAATTTCCACCAAGTAATCGTATTTACTTTTTCCAACATAAAGGACCGGTACTTTCAGGGCATCAAGCAATATTTCTGATGGAAACACTTTTTTTTCTTCAATAGCTGGAAAATTAAGCTCTATCCAGCCCTCTTTATATTGAGCCGTTAATAAACCTCCCTTGGTGAAAAACAAAATTTCCACATTCCTGGGAATAATTCCTTTTTCCCAGAGAACATGGGCACTGGCTAAGGTTGCATGACCACACAGACCAACTTCGGCTTTGGGGCTGAACCACCTCAAAGATATCCCCTCTTCTTTATTCAATAAAAATGCTGTTTCAGAACA encodes the following:
- the yddE gene encoding putative isomerase YddE; amino-acid sequence: MINIPVFQVDAFTDQPFIGNPAAVCLLMEEKSDEWMLNVAREMNCSETAFLLNKEEGISLRWFSPKAEVGLCGHATLASAHVLWEKGIIPRNVEILFFTKGGLLTAQYKEGWIELNFPAIEEKKVFPSEILLDALKVPVLYVGKSKYDYLVEIETEEILKDMNPDFETLKIAVPRGVIVTCQSDRPEFDFISRFFVPSLGINEDPVTGSAHCVLGPYWQKKLNKSELIAYQASERGGVIKVKIEDDRVYISGKAVTITDGVLLV